One window of Streptomyces sp. FIT100 genomic DNA carries:
- a CDS encoding DUF4177 domain-containing protein, translating into MTKWEYATVPLLVHATKQILDTWGEDGWELVQVVPGPNNPEQLVAYLKREKS; encoded by the coding sequence TGACCAAGTGGGAATACGCGACCGTGCCCCTTCTCGTGCACGCGACCAAGCAGATTCTGGACACCTGGGGCGAGGACGGCTGGGAGCTCGTCCAGGTCGTCCCCGGGCCGAACAACCCCGAGCAGCTCGTGGCCTACCTCAAGCGGGAGAAGTCGTGA
- a CDS encoding RidA family protein, producing MSGVVEAKLAELGLTLPEVVPPLAAYQPAVQSGPYVYTSGQLPMVEGKLPVTGKVGGEVTAEEAKELAATCALNALAAVKSVAGDLDRVARVVKVVGFVASAPDFTGQPGVINGASELLGAVLGDKGVHARSAVGVAVLPLDAPVEVEVQVELVQD from the coding sequence GTGAGCGGCGTTGTCGAGGCGAAGCTCGCCGAGCTCGGCCTGACGCTGCCGGAGGTCGTACCGCCGCTGGCCGCGTACCAGCCGGCCGTGCAGTCCGGTCCGTACGTCTACACCTCGGGCCAGCTGCCGATGGTGGAGGGCAAGCTTCCGGTCACCGGCAAGGTGGGCGGCGAAGTGACCGCGGAGGAGGCCAAGGAGCTGGCCGCCACGTGCGCGCTGAACGCCCTGGCGGCCGTGAAGTCCGTCGCCGGTGACCTGGACCGGGTCGCCCGGGTCGTGAAGGTCGTCGGATTCGTCGCCTCCGCCCCCGACTTCACCGGCCAGCCGGGCGTCATCAACGGCGCGAGCGAGCTGCTCGGCGCGGTGCTCGGCGACAAGGGTGTGCACGCGCGCAGCGCGGTGGGCGTCGCGGTCCTGCCGCTGGACGCCCCGGTGGAGGTCGAGGTCCAGGTGGAGCTCGTCCAGGACTGA